CCCCGATCACCTCCTCCATCGCGTCGGCGAAGTGCCGCTGGCCGATGCGCTTGTCCGCGTCCTCGCCGGGCTCGGCGATGGCGGCCTGCGCGGCCTTCAGCACCGCGTTCTTGATGTCGCCGCCGCTGCCGGGGTAGCGCTCGGCCAGCGCGCGGAAGTCCACGTCCTCGGCCAGCGGCGTCTTCCGCGCGTGGAGCTGGGTGCGCCAGATCTTCTCGCGCTCCTCGGGCCCCGGCATCTCGAACAGGATGTGCGTGCGAATGCGCCGCTCGAAGGCCGGGTCGAAGTTGGCCGCCAGGTTGGTGGCGAAGATCACCACCCCCTGGAACTCCTCCACCTCGCGCAGCAGCACGTTCACCACCGAGTTGGCCTCGCGCTGGTACCCCTGGTCCATCTGCGTGAAGCGGCGGCTGGCGATCGCGTCGGCCTCGTCGAAGAAGAGCACCGCGTCCTGCTCCTTGGCCGCCTCGAACACCGCGGACACGTTCTTCGACGTCATGCCCGCCCACTGGCTCTCCAGCTCGGCGTAGCGGACGACGAGCAGGCGCTTGCCCAGCGCGTGGGCGATGGCCTCGGCGCAGATCGTCTTCCCGGTCCCCGGCGGCCCGGCGAAGTTGAACGCCAGCCCCAGCCCGGTGTCGTGCCGCTCGCCCAGCCCCCAGTCGCCGAACAGCATGTCGTGCTTCTTGATCTGCACCAGCGCCTGGTCCAGCTGCCGCCGGGTGCTGGGCGGAAGGATCACGTCCGCGAAGGTCCG
This genomic window from Longimicrobium sp. contains:
- a CDS encoding ATP-binding protein codes for the protein MATGWRELFFGPQPERAGMVEPLVPRRTFADVILPPSTRRQLDQALVQIKKHDMLFGDWGLGERHDTGLGLAFNFAGPPGTGKTICAEAIAHALGKRLLVVRYAELESQWAGMTSKNVSAVFEAAKEQDAVLFFDEADAIASRRFTQMDQGYQREANSVVNVLLREVEEFQGVVIFATNLAANFDPAFERRIRTHILFEMPGPEEREKIWRTQLHARKTPLAEDVDFRALAERYPGSGGDIKNAVLKAAQAAIAEPGEDADKRIGQRHFADAMEEVIGAKRVMDQSLFGAAAPNLPLPWNGDGAATPGDELRDDVSALAARLVEVEDTLVAIPEALQRLEGQRGEAQRRIEQLVASAEQDREGARSVIAQHQAAWERRLNLVLAASAVSIVLAVIAIALALVR